The segment GGCCAGCAAGCTGATCATCGCGGCGCAGCTGGCGCACGGCACCGCCCGCGCGATGCAGCTGACCGGCGCCATCGGCGCGGCAGTGTGGGCGCAGCAGCGCAATATCGCCGATGCCGCCACGCTGGCGCAGATTGCCGACGAGGCCGGCCTGGACGGCGCCAGCCTGCTCAGGGCCAGCGAGGCGCAGTCGGTGCAGGCGGCCTATGCGCAGAACACCCAGGACGCGATTTCGGCCGGCGTGTTCGGCGCGCCGTGGTACGTCCATGACGGCCAGCCCTTCTGGGGCCAGGACCGGCTGGATTTCCTCGAGCGCGCCCTGGCGGCGGCTTGAGCTAAGCTTCGGATAGATCCCCGTCCGCTACGGCGGACGTTTTTGTTTGCAGGAAACCCAACACATGACCCAAGCCTTCTTTGCCCCTTGCCCGCGCGGCCTGGAGAGCGCGCTCGCCGAAGAACTGCGCGAGATCGCCGCGATGCCGGGCATGGCCGCGCTGGCGCCGTTCACGGTGCACCAGGAGGTGCCGGGCGGCGTCAATTTCTCGGGCGAGATGGCCGCCGCCTATGCGGTCAACCTGCATTCGCGCATTGCCA is part of the Cupriavidus necator genome and harbors:
- a CDS encoding 2-hydroxychromene-2-carboxylate isomerase, yielding MSKLVDYYLTPQSPYVYLGHARFAAIAERHGAQVNLKPCDLGKVFSVSGGLPLSQRPPQRQAYRLVELARWSDFLGLPLHLQPTFFPVSGDAASKLIIAAQLAHGTARAMQLTGAIGAAVWAQQRNIADAATLAQIADEAGLDGASLLRASEAQSVQAAYAQNTQDAISAGVFGAPWYVHDGQPFWGQDRLDFLERALAAA